One Ricinus communis isolate WT05 ecotype wild-type chromosome 2, ASM1957865v1, whole genome shotgun sequence DNA segment encodes these proteins:
- the LOC8263052 gene encoding uncharacterized protein LOC8263052 encodes MAPWLFKTVNSLSSKNYQQLHKSPIHNSISLIFFSTSRPSEIKPKVTIFDYLINHQQFSPESASNVLSSTTKYVKKPQNADLVLSFLTESGFSKIHIENVVQKVPQVLSSKFETSIKPKIKIFQDLGFESIDIADIVSADPWVLTRSADNRLGPSLLVLKNVLGTNAGVVTLLKLSGWFLKHDLERVMMPNIDYLKSCGISSSQIVKYVYNFPRFFLMKPESIKGFVKRVDEMGFDRKSKMFLPAIRTMSSMTVENWELKLKLLRDLGLSEENILSVFKRVPQAFAISERKIKDVTKLLLNVGNLDISYIVRHPDLLICSVNQRLKPRLAVLQVLENKKLLQKKPSFTSFFKISGSQFLHKYVIPYSDELGDLSLGRYSQ; translated from the coding sequence ATGGCTCCTTGGCTGTTCAAAACTGTTAATTCACTCTCTAGCAAGAACTATCAACAGCTCCATAAATCCCCAATTCATAACTCTATATccctcattttcttttccactTCAAGACCCTCAGAAATTAAACCTAAAGTTACAATCTTTGATTACTTAATAAATCATCAGCAATTCTCTCCTGAATCTGCTTCTAACGTATTATCTTCAACTACTAAGTATGTCAAGAAACCTCAAAATGCTGATTTAGTGTTAAGTTTCCTTACTGAAAGTGGTTTTTCAAAAATCCATATAGAAAATGTTGTCCAAAAAGTGCCACAGGTTCTCTCTTCTAAATTTGAGACAAGTATCAAACCTAAAATCAAGATTTTTCAAGATTTGGGCTTTGAATCTATTGATATTGCTGATATAGTATCTGCTGATCCTTGGGTTTTAACTAGAAGTGCTGATAATAGGCTTGGACCATCTCTTTTAGTGTTGAAGAATGTGCTGGGAACTAATGCTGGTGTTGTTACATTATTAAAGCTTTCTGGATGGTTTCTGAAACATGATTTGGAAAGAGTCATGATGCCTAATATAGATTATTTGAAGAGTTGTGGGATTAGTTCGTCGCAGATTGTTAAATATGTGTATAACTTTCCCAGGTTTTTTCTTATGAAACCAGAGAGTATTAAAGGTTTTGTTAAAAGAGTTGATGAGATGGGTTTCGATCGAAAATCTAAGATGTTTCTTCCTGCTATTAGGACAATGAGTTCCATGACTGTAGAGAATTGGGAGCTCAAGTTGAAGCTTTTGAGGGATCTGGGGTTATCAGAGGAAAATATTTTGTCTGTTTTCAAAAGGGTACCTCAAGCATTCGCAATATCAGAAAGGAAGATTAAGGATGTGACGAAGTTGTTGCTAAATGTTGGGAACTTGGACATCTCTTATATTGTTCGCCACCCAGACTTGCTTATTTGCAGTGTCAACCAGAGACTAAAACCTCGACTAGCAGTGCTTCAGGTCCTGGAGAATAAGAAATTGCTCCAGAAAAAGCCTAGTTTTACTTCCTTTTTTAAGATCTCTGGTTCACAGTTCTTGCACAAGTATGTAATTCCTTATTCAGATGAACTTGGGGACTTGTCGTTGGGTAGATACAGCCAATAG
- the LOC8263051 gene encoding F-box protein AUF1 has translation MDGFDRLPDSLIVLIFNSVSHIKTLIRCRSVSKRFNSLVPQTESLLLTVDRVISTESDTEILLLAFLKSLLKSIHDLFKPDEEKPIQNVNLTQNTPAQILSRFERIRDLEIELPAGDLKLEKGVVIKWRAEYGKTLKSCVIMGFRTRNSDDFDLKARVVWTISALIAASARHYLLKDVVREHEEMERLVLKDKDEEGTVVMEKDDLRECRIDMAARGKDEWEWQARRTVVPSVRMRVRHETRVRLSDGTWLEGATLVVVRPCVADADVEDAELAMDAFGGEVYGEAVKLLLKTKSYVLEMNSF, from the coding sequence ATGGACGGCTTTGATCGGCTACCGGATTCTCTAATCGTCCTGATCTTCAATTCTGTCTCCCATATTAAAACCCTAATACGATGTCGTTCCGTCTCGAAACGCTTCAATTCCCTTGTGCCTCAAACAGAATCTCTCCTTCTCACCGTCGACCGCGTTATATCGACGGAATCCGACACCGAAATTCTCCTCCTCGCCTTCCTGAAATCTCTCCTCAAATCCATCCACGACCTCTTCAAGCCTGACGAGGAAAAGCCGATACAAAATGTAAACCTAACACAAAACACTCCGGCTCAAATCTTATCCCGGTTCGAGCGGATCCGTGACCTGGAAATCGAGTTACCAGCCGGAGACCTGAAATTAGAGAAAGGCGTAGTGATAAAATGGAGAGCAGAGTACGGCAAAACTTTAAAGAGTTGCGTGATTATGGGATTCCGCACGAGAAATTCGGACGATTTTGATCTAAAAGCGAGAGTAGTGTGGACAATAAGTGCATTAATCGCGGCATCAGCGAggcattatttattaaaagatgtAGTGAGAGAGCACGAGGAGATGGAGAGATTGGTGTTGAAGGATAAAGATGAGGAAGGGACGGTGGTGATGGAGAAAGATGATTTGAGAGAGTGTAGAATTGACATGGCGGCACGTGGTAAGGACGAGTGGGAGTGGCAGGCCAGGAGGACGGTGGTGCCTAGCGTCAGGATGAGGGTGAGGCATGAGACTAGGGTGAGGTTGAGTGATGGGACTTGGCTGGAGGGCGCCACGCTGGTCGTCGTTAGACCTTGTGTGGCTGATGCCGACGTGGAGGACGCTGAGTTGGCAATGGATGCCTTTGGTGGTGAGGTTTATGGAGAGGCTGTCAAGTTACTCCTGAAGACTAAGAGTTACGTTCTGGAAATGAACTCGTTTTGA
- the LOC125369182 gene encoding uncharacterized mitochondrial protein AtMg00810-like has protein sequence MDVKNAFRKDHLEEEVYISLPPGHNFASDSSLVWNNNEEIEKVKQKLKREFDIKDLGQLTYFLGIEMAKSHKGLFLSQRKYVLDLLNETGKIGAKPIDTPMETKTRLNLEDGDPLDNIGHYQRLVGKLIYLTVTRPDISYAVSMISQFMHAPRTPHLDAVDRILRYLKGTPGHGIWMRNNNNAITITGFSDADWAGSCDRKSTSGFCTFVGGNLVTWKSKNNQE, from the exons ATGGACGTTAAGAACGCATTTCGCAAGGATCATTTGGAAGAAGAGGTGTACATATCTCTACCTCCAGGTCATAATTTTGCCTCTGACTCCTCCCTGGTAT GGAACAATAATGAGGAAATTGAGAAAGTaaagcaaaaattaaaaagggaATTTGACATTAAGGATCTTGGTCAATTAACCTACTTTCTCGGAATAGAAATGgcaaaatctcataaaggtCTATTTCTGTCTCAGAGAAAGTATGTTCTAGATCTTTTAAATGAAACAGGGAAAATAGGAGCTAAGCCTATAGATACCCCTATGGAGACCAAGACTAGACTTAACTTAGAGGATGGTGACCCTCTAGATAACATAGGTCATTACCAGCGCCTGGTGGGGAAATTGATTTACTTAACCGTCACCAGACCTGACATTAGTTATGCTGTGAGTATGATTAGCCAGTTTATGCATGCTCCACGTACTCCTCATTTAGATGCAGTTGATAGGATCCTAAGATACCTCAAAGGTACTCCAGGACATGGTATCTGGatgagaaataataataatgctatCACTATTACTGGTTtctctgatgcagattgggcaggTAGTTGTGACAGAAAATCGACTTCAGGATTCTGCACATTTGTAGGAGGAAACCTAGTGACATGGAAGAGCAaaaacaatcaagaatga
- the LOC8263049 gene encoding NDR1/HIN1-like protein 13 gives MPLPLTRDPSISLLLLLPLLFTAPHCSMAERATSPPPPPPQPTLILHDPVISQSPPIFESGTYVVQVPKDQIYRVPPPENALIVERHRNPQQKKRTRYCSFFCCCFLIVATAVIAIALGIGLSFAFFKSKNPEFRVQRFIVKNNTSHHYPDYDITLKVRNPNDKSDILYMQGGVASLLYKDQKMAAGKFPTFHQDNKNSTYIGIVLKGQSIKGAKPKMHVSFSLKIGIPAKMKTSSFISGEVKIVVKCEFMVDTLAKGTRILSQQCQTNR, from the coding sequence ATGCCACTTCCACTTACACGCGATCCTTCAATTtctctccttctccttcttcctcttcttttcaCCGCTCCCCATTGTTCCATGGCGGAGCGGGCTACATCACCGCCGCCACCACCACCACAACCTACCCTTATCCTTCATGACCCTGTTATTTCTCAATCTCCACCCATTTTTGAGTCTGGCACATACGTTGTTCAAGTCCCTAAAGATCAAATCTATCGTGTTCCTCCGCCAGAAAATGCCTTAATTGTTGAACGCCACCGTAATCCTCAGCAAAAGAAACGAACGCGTTACTGTTCCTTTTTCTGCtgttgttttttaattgtaGCCACTGCTGTTATCGCCATCGCCCTTGGCATAGGCctttcttttgctttctttaaGTCCAAGAATCCTGAATTTAGAGTTCAACGTTTTATTGTCAAGAATAACACATCTCATCATTATCCCGATTATGACATTACGTTAAAAGTGAGAAACCCCAATGACAAATCAGACATTTTGTATATGCAAGGTGGGGTTGCTTCACTTTTGTATAAGGATCAAAAAATGGCAGCAGGAAAGTTTCCAACCTTTCATCAGGACAACAAGAATTCAACCTACATTGGTATAGTACTTAAAGGGCAAAGCATTAAGGGTGCAAAACCAAAAATGCATGTCTCATTCTCTCTAAAGATTGGCATTCCGGCGAAAATGAAGACGAGTAGCTTCATATCTGGGGAAGTAAAAATTGTTGTTAAATGTGAGTTTATGGTAGATACTTTGGCAAAAGGAACGAGAATACTTTCTCAGCAATGTCAAACCAATCGCTAG
- the LOC8263048 gene encoding probable trehalose-phosphate phosphatase D, whose amino-acid sequence MTNQNVVSTEAKLRIDIRIRVLLPKSLFSPAVVPKPLLLPAPKLANKMETRVTGVRTSTWVDSMRDSSPTRVKSTASLSEIEEKSSWIVNHPSALSVFEQIVNASKGKQIVMFLDYDGTLSPIVEDPDRAFMTNEMRDAVRDVARYFPTAIVTGRCRDKVYSFVKLAGLYYAGSHGMDIKGPSKSHKYRKDHQSVLFQPASKFLPMIDEVYKVLMEKTKSIPGAKVENNKFCLSVHFRCVEEQMWAALAEEVRSVLNDYPKLRLTQGRKVLEIRPTIKWDKGKALEFLLESLGYANSTDVLPVYIGDDRSDEDAFKVLRNRGQGLGILVSKFPKETNASYSLQDPAEVKDFLRRLVEWKQKSLRGLCWE is encoded by the exons atgaCAAACCAGAATGTGGTATCAACCGAAGCGAAATTGCGTATTGATATCAGGATCAGGGTGCTCTTGCccaaatctttattttcacCGGCTGTTGTTCCGAAGCCATTGTTATTGCCTGCTCCTAAACTTGCAAACAAGATGGAAACACGAGTAACAGGAGTTAGAACTAGCACTTGGGTTGATTCTATGAGAGACTCCTCTCCTACCCGTGTCAAATCCACGGCTTCTTTATCTGAAATTGAAGAGAAAAGCTCATGGATT GTCAATCATCCTTCAGCATTAAGCGTGTTTGAGCAAATAGTGAATGCATCAAAAGGAAAGCAGATTGTGATGTTTCTTGATTACGATGGTACACTTTCACCCATTGTTGaagaccctgatcgagcattcaTGACTAATGAA ATGAGAGATGCAGTTAGAGATGTTGCAAGATATTTCCCTACAGCAATAGTCACTGGAAGGTGCAGGGACAAG GTCTACAGCTTTGTAAAATTGGCAGGGCTTTACTATGCTGGTAGCCATGGCATGGACATAAAGGGACCATCAAAAAGTCACAAATACAGAAAA gaCCATCAATCTGTACTCTTTCAACCTGCTAGCAAATTTTTGCCTATGATTGATGag GTGTACAAAGTTTTGATGGAGAAAACAAAATCCATCCCTGGAGCTAAAGTCGAAAACAACAAATTTTGTTTATCCGTACACTTCCGATGTGTTGAGGAACAG ATGTGGGCTGCATTAGCAGAAGAAGTTAGATCAGTACTTAACGATTATCCAAAGCTTAGACTAACTCAAGGGAGGAAG GTTTTAGAGATCCGACCGACCATTAAATGGGACAAGGGCAAAgctcttgaattcttgttagAATCACTAG GGTATGCTAATTCCACTGATGTTTTACCTGTCTATATCGGTGATGACCGAAGCGATGAGGACGCATTCAAG GTTTTACGGAACAGGGGACAAGGGCTTGGGATACTggtttctaaatttccaaaggAAACAAATGCCTCTTATTCGTTGCAAGATCCAGCTGAG GTTAAAGACTTCTTGCGGCGTTTGGTAGAGTGGAAGCAGAAGTCTTTGCGGGGACTTTGTTGGgagtaa